In Halobaculum magnesiiphilum, the following proteins share a genomic window:
- a CDS encoding HemK2/MTQ2 family protein methyltransferase — protein MPEGDDEADATESAGSAGSTESKDTRDALAERRGLDAPVYEPAEDSGLLASAAVEHARGVTLEVGTGSGWVAEQVRREGDATRVLGSDVNPHACRRARDRGVEAVRVDLLAAFRDGALDTVLFNPPYLPTDPDNEWDDWQEVALSGGESGRKLIEPFLDDLPRALAPDGVALLLVSSLTGFADVVEYAVDRGFDAETVAEESYPFETLSILALRHRDHEP, from the coding sequence ATGCCTGAGGGCGACGACGAGGCCGACGCGACGGAGTCGGCGGGGTCAGCGGGGTCGACAGAGTCGAAAGACACCCGCGACGCCCTTGCCGAGCGCAGAGGGCTCGACGCGCCCGTCTACGAACCCGCCGAGGACTCCGGCCTGCTCGCCTCGGCGGCCGTCGAGCACGCCCGCGGCGTGACGCTGGAGGTCGGCACCGGGTCGGGATGGGTGGCCGAGCAGGTGCGACGCGAGGGCGACGCGACCCGAGTGCTCGGCAGCGACGTGAACCCCCACGCGTGCCGGCGAGCCCGCGACCGCGGCGTCGAAGCGGTCCGCGTCGATCTGCTCGCGGCGTTTCGCGACGGCGCGCTCGACACCGTCCTGTTCAACCCGCCGTACCTCCCGACGGACCCGGACAACGAGTGGGACGACTGGCAGGAGGTGGCGCTGTCGGGCGGCGAGTCGGGCCGCAAGCTCATCGAGCCGTTCCTCGACGACCTCCCCCGGGCGCTGGCTCCCGACGGCGTCGCGCTCCTGTTGGTCTCGTCGCTGACGGGCTTCGCGGACGTGGTCGAGTACGCCGTCGACCGAGGGTTCGACGCCGAGACCGTCGCCGAGGAGTCGTACCCTTTCGAGACGCTCTCGATCCTCGCGTTGCGACACCGGGACCACGAACCATAA